One genomic region from Evansella sp. LMS18 encodes:
- a CDS encoding GntR family transcriptional regulator, which yields MSETGLLPIKINETSRTPIYDQIESQVKTLIVSGKLPAGTALPSIRKLAASLSCSVITTRRAYQNLEQHGYIKTLQGKGTFVAEINVAEQDEQKQEAVAEALQEAARLGKNYQYTDEELMDWFRKILKEENESD from the coding sequence ATGTCTGAAACAGGATTGCTTCCAATTAAAATAAACGAAACAAGCCGGACGCCGATATACGACCAAATCGAATCCCAGGTAAAAACACTCATCGTGAGCGGCAAACTGCCCGCCGGTACGGCGCTGCCTTCCATCAGAAAGCTGGCCGCCTCCCTTTCCTGCAGTGTGATTACTACAAGAAGGGCCTACCAGAACCTGGAACAGCACGGCTACATCAAAACCCTCCAGGGAAAGGGAACCTTTGTCGCGGAGATTAACGTGGCTGAGCAGGATGAACAGAAGCAGGAAGCAGTGGCTGAAGCCCTGCAGGAAGCTGCCCGGCTCGGAAAAAACTATCAATACACAGACGAAGAGCTGATGGACTGGTTCAGAAAGATATTAAAGGAGGAGAACGAAAGTGATTAA
- a CDS encoding ABC transporter ATP-binding protein, giving the protein MIKFDGVQKNIDRDVQIGPLDFYIEPGTVTALVGNNGAGKSTLIRMLTDMVFPDTGTITRFGKVSDPAGREDEVTWKEQIAYVPQTSIGYERFSLKQLAELQEIGFSSWDWTEFHRLAERFSLPLKKRFDSLSTGMQKKGLLLLALSRSSKFLVMDEPLSGVDIESQEIIREEWVSYLEQDPGRAILFSTHIPEEVKGFADYVVCMKEGALSGRFEKDSLQENYARLWVSAGGSVSQEEIIRNLPGVIDVKRSGNNCEIITENLEQTENALAGKNIEIVLQQGLEFSEILRTLLKNREEKRTDEFSA; this is encoded by the coding sequence GTGATTAAATTTGACGGAGTGCAGAAAAATATTGACCGGGACGTACAGATCGGCCCTCTTGATTTTTATATAGAGCCAGGCACTGTCACTGCTCTGGTCGGGAATAACGGTGCGGGAAAAAGCACACTCATCCGTATGCTAACCGACATGGTTTTTCCTGACACTGGCACGATCACCCGGTTTGGAAAAGTTTCTGATCCGGCCGGCCGTGAAGACGAAGTCACCTGGAAAGAGCAGATCGCCTACGTGCCACAAACGTCCATCGGGTATGAACGGTTCTCTTTGAAGCAGCTGGCGGAACTCCAGGAAATTGGCTTCAGCAGCTGGGACTGGACGGAGTTCCACCGGCTCGCGGAAAGGTTCAGCCTTCCGTTAAAAAAACGGTTCGACTCCCTTTCCACCGGCATGCAGAAAAAGGGTCTCCTTCTCCTGGCCCTTTCCCGGAGTTCAAAGTTCCTTGTAATGGATGAACCCTTATCAGGAGTGGACATTGAAAGTCAGGAAATTATCCGGGAAGAATGGGTTTCCTATCTGGAACAGGATCCGGGACGGGCTATTCTTTTTTCCACGCATATCCCGGAGGAGGTTAAAGGGTTTGCCGATTATGTCGTTTGCATGAAAGAAGGCGCCCTGTCCGGGCGTTTTGAAAAAGATTCCTTGCAGGAAAATTACGCCCGACTTTGGGTTTCAGCAGGGGGCTCCGTCAGCCAGGAAGAAATTATCCGAAACCTTCCCGGAGTTATTGACGTAAAGAGAAGTGGAAATAACTGTGAAATTATTACAGAAAATCTTGAGCAGACGGAGAACGCTCTGGCTGGAAAAAATATAGAGATTGTCCTCCAGCAGGGGCTTGAGTTCTCTGAAATACTTCGTACGCTTTTGAAAAACAGGGAGGAGAAAAGAACAGATGAGTTTAGTGCTTAA
- a CDS encoding ABC transporter ATP-binding protein, with protein sequence MSLVLNNLKKKFTDQYAVDGINVTVEKGQMFGMLGANGAGKTTTFRMILGLLDPTEGSAEWDGRPVSYDRTNLVGYLPEERGMFPKLTVKDQLIYLMKLKGMKKGDIIQEMRHWLGRFQVEEYENKKIEELSKGNQQKIQFMAAVLHKPQLLILDEPFSGLDPVNADMLKDAVLDLQRNGTTIVFSSHQMRNVEELCEDLIMLKRGKAVLQGNLREIKRSYGMKSISVNADYDLSFIQGIPGVLSLEKNKNGATVKVENEAVAEDIFHGITEKGFVRKFEVEEPSLHDIFIDKVGGEAND encoded by the coding sequence ATGAGTTTAGTGCTTAATAATTTGAAAAAGAAATTTACTGACCAGTATGCTGTTGATGGCATCAATGTGACAGTGGAAAAAGGGCAGATGTTCGGTATGCTCGGGGCTAACGGCGCGGGCAAAACAACTACTTTCCGAATGATTCTTGGGCTCCTGGACCCTACCGAAGGGTCTGCGGAATGGGACGGGCGGCCTGTCTCCTATGACAGAACAAACCTGGTGGGATATCTGCCGGAGGAACGGGGGATGTTTCCAAAGCTCACCGTTAAAGACCAGCTCATTTATTTAATGAAGCTGAAAGGCATGAAAAAAGGAGATATCATCCAGGAGATGCGCCATTGGCTCGGCCGCTTCCAGGTGGAAGAGTATGAGAACAAAAAAATCGAGGAGCTTTCTAAAGGGAACCAGCAAAAAATCCAGTTTATGGCCGCGGTACTCCATAAACCGCAGCTGCTTATCCTCGATGAACCGTTCAGCGGCCTCGACCCTGTAAACGCCGACATGTTAAAGGATGCGGTCCTTGATTTACAGCGAAACGGAACGACCATTGTTTTTTCCAGCCATCAGATGAGAAATGTGGAAGAGCTCTGCGAAGACCTGATCATGCTGAAGCGGGGGAAAGCTGTTCTGCAGGGGAACCTGCGTGAAATCAAGCGTTCCTACGGGATGAAAAGCATCAGCGTCAACGCCGATTACGACCTTAGTTTTATCCAGGGCATCCCTGGGGTCCTCTCCCTTGAGAAAAATAAAAACGGTGCGACAGTCAAGGTGGAAAACGAAGCTGTTGCCGAAGATATTTTCCACGGGATTACAGAAAAAGGCTTTGTCCGGAAATTTGAAGTGGAAGAGCCGTCTCTTCACGATATCTTCATTGATAAAGTAGGAGGTGAAGCAAATGACTAA
- a CDS encoding ABC transporter permease, which yields MTNLWTTIAHTAGRRIKSKTFVIATALMAAFLIVIINIDNIIESFSGGSDDGDTAVEVAVVDETEPEDGVSFGEMLASMEDGTYDYSLYTDGNIDAAIEDAEDGEFEYVLALTGDTGNLQADLFTAGNGFMSGMEINQDVQRAKEAAATSQLDLTDEELAMIFTPVTFNERPINGDVQTEESQMQAYWMVYGLVFAIYLIVITFGTMIATEVATEKSSRVMELIVSSINPVTQMVGKILGIGAAGLVNLLVLAAAAVVGFQLSGDDFLQSLVGEAVDLALIGYALLFIFLGYFLYGGVAAMLGALVSRAEEVNQAIQPLVFIAMIAFFIAIFGLNTPDAPFIQVLSYVPFFTPQLLFLRIGMGTVPGWEIAVIIGILIVSAVLINLLAARIYKGGVLMYGKFSFKSGIQQALRLSKKEG from the coding sequence ATGACTAATTTGTGGACCACGATTGCCCACACTGCAGGGCGGCGGATTAAGTCAAAAACGTTTGTGATCGCAACTGCTCTCATGGCTGCTTTCCTTATTGTCATAATAAATATTGATAATATCATTGAGTCATTCTCCGGTGGATCGGACGACGGCGATACTGCTGTGGAAGTTGCTGTTGTTGACGAAACAGAACCTGAAGATGGCGTGTCGTTTGGTGAAATGCTTGCTTCCATGGAAGACGGTACTTACGACTATTCTTTATATACAGATGGAAATATTGATGCGGCAATTGAAGATGCGGAGGACGGAGAGTTTGAGTACGTCCTTGCGTTAACAGGAGATACAGGAAATCTCCAGGCAGACTTGTTCACGGCAGGTAACGGTTTCATGTCAGGCATGGAAATCAACCAGGATGTCCAGCGTGCAAAAGAAGCCGCTGCCACCTCACAGCTCGATTTAACCGACGAAGAGCTGGCGATGATATTCACCCCGGTCACATTTAATGAACGGCCGATTAACGGGGATGTGCAGACAGAGGAGTCGCAGATGCAGGCTTACTGGATGGTTTATGGTCTCGTATTCGCCATCTATCTTATCGTCATCACGTTCGGCACAATGATTGCCACTGAGGTGGCGACCGAGAAGTCCTCACGGGTAATGGAGCTCATCGTTTCGAGTATTAATCCGGTGACCCAGATGGTCGGGAAAATCCTCGGCATCGGCGCAGCAGGCCTCGTTAACTTACTGGTTTTAGCAGCAGCAGCCGTTGTCGGTTTCCAACTGAGCGGGGACGACTTTTTGCAGAGTCTGGTCGGAGAAGCTGTGGACCTGGCGCTTATCGGGTATGCTCTGTTATTCATTTTCCTCGGCTACTTTTTGTACGGAGGAGTCGCGGCTATGCTTGGTGCATTGGTGAGCCGCGCCGAAGAGGTCAACCAGGCGATTCAGCCATTGGTGTTCATCGCCATGATCGCTTTCTTTATTGCAATCTTTGGGCTGAACACCCCAGATGCTCCGTTTATACAGGTTTTATCCTATGTTCCATTCTTCACTCCGCAGCTGCTGTTCCTGCGGATCGGCATGGGAACAGTGCCTGGCTGGGAAATCGCGGTTATTATCGGCATTTTGATTGTCAGTGCCGTGCTCATTAACCTTCTTGCAGCGAGAATCTATAAAGGCGGCGTATTAATGTACGGCAAATTTTCGTTCAAGAGCGGTATCCAGCAAGCACTGCGGTTGTCTAAAAAAGAGGGTTGA
- the spoIID gene encoding stage II sporulation protein D, whose amino-acid sequence MIKTGGMNWVRLMVFAGIVLMVIVLIVPTVLVTGFSKDEKETASPVEGVSEAPEQGAAQGTFTSETATNALDAEPVISVFRSESENIEEVAFEDYIIGVVSAEMPAAYELEALKAQALTARTYILKKLTAGDELGLPKGADVTDTVMHQVFKSEDELREWWGEEFEQNYARVKQAVTETEGQVITFDGSPITASYFSTSNGFTENSEEYWLQEFPYLRSVESPWDVSSPRFSGKKSVTVAEFENLLGVQLGEGEVGEITRRTTGGRVAEVKVGGKEFSGREVRDLLALDSSDFSWTRSGDTIKFETRGWGHGVGMSQFGAHAMAQEGHSYREIIHHYYQGVEIEGAADAIGVALASAGASGEGGSSEKDSQRVDTGKGKDS is encoded by the coding sequence ATGATAAAGACTGGAGGGATGAACTGGGTGAGGCTTATGGTTTTTGCCGGAATCGTTTTAATGGTAATCGTTTTAATAGTACCCACTGTTCTTGTAACTGGTTTTTCCAAAGATGAAAAGGAGACGGCTTCACCGGTGGAAGGGGTGAGTGAAGCTCCTGAACAGGGGGCGGCACAAGGTACCTTCACAAGCGAAACAGCAACAAATGCCCTGGATGCAGAGCCGGTTATATCCGTGTTCCGGTCGGAGTCCGAGAACATTGAAGAAGTGGCTTTTGAAGACTACATTATCGGTGTAGTAAGTGCGGAAATGCCTGCTGCATACGAGCTGGAGGCTCTTAAGGCCCAGGCTCTGACAGCGAGAACCTACATTTTAAAGAAGCTCACTGCAGGTGACGAACTCGGGTTGCCGAAGGGTGCTGATGTGACTGATACAGTAATGCACCAGGTGTTTAAAAGTGAAGATGAACTCCGTGAATGGTGGGGGGAAGAGTTTGAGCAAAACTACGCCCGGGTGAAACAGGCAGTAACGGAGACGGAGGGCCAGGTAATTACTTTCGACGGCAGTCCGATTACAGCCTCTTATTTTTCCACAAGCAATGGCTTTACGGAAAACTCTGAGGAGTACTGGCTGCAGGAATTTCCTTACTTGAGAAGTGTGGAAAGCCCGTGGGATGTAAGTTCGCCTCGTTTTTCCGGGAAAAAATCGGTCACAGTCGCTGAATTTGAAAATCTCCTTGGTGTCCAGCTGGGTGAAGGGGAAGTGGGAGAGATTACCCGGAGGACAACCGGCGGCCGTGTTGCTGAAGTGAAGGTTGGCGGAAAGGAATTTTCCGGACGGGAAGTGCGGGATCTACTTGCTCTGGATTCCAGCGATTTTTCCTGGACGCGGAGTGGGGATACTATTAAGTTTGAAACGCGGGGCTGGGGCCACGGTGTAGGGATGAGCCAGTTTGGCGCGCATGCGATGGCGCAGGAAGGCCATTCGTACAGGGAGATAATTCACCACTATTACCAAGGGGTGGAAATAGAAGGGGCCGCTGACGCAATCGGAGTTGCCTTGGCTTCTGCCGGAGCGTCCGGTGAGGGCGGTTCCTCGGAAAAAGACAGTCAGCGTGTGGATACAGGAAAAGGGAAGGATTCTTAA
- the murA gene encoding UDP-N-acetylglucosamine 1-carboxyvinyltransferase — MEKIIVRGGRRLNGTVRVEGAKNAVLPVIAASILASKGKSTIYDVPALADVYTINEVLRNLNMEVEYKDGKISADAEKTLKTEAPFEYVRKMRASFLVMGPLLARVGHARIALPGGCAIGSRPIDQHLKGFEAMGATVEIGNGFIEAKVDGRLEGTKIYLDFPSVGATENIMMAATTAKGTTILENAAEEPEIVCLANYLNAMGAKVRGAGTGTIRIEGVDELHGAEHTIIPDRIEAGTFMIAAAISEGNVLVENVLTEHLRPLIAKMAEMGVSITEEGSGVRVIGPEKLKAVDIKTMPHPGFPTDMQAQMMALLLRAEGTGVITETVFENRFMHVEEFRRMNGNIKIEGRAAIVSGPNELQGAEVAATDLRAGAALIVAGLVADGYTRVTELKHIDRGYVDFAGKLKALGADIERVYELEESELQNQEAPAPLKMDPNFA, encoded by the coding sequence TTGGAAAAAATCATCGTCCGCGGTGGCAGGCGCTTAAACGGCACTGTCCGAGTCGAAGGAGCAAAGAACGCCGTTTTGCCGGTCATCGCTGCATCTATTCTGGCCAGCAAAGGCAAGAGTACAATTTATGATGTGCCAGCTTTGGCTGATGTATACACAATAAATGAAGTTTTACGCAATTTAAATATGGAAGTTGAGTACAAAGACGGAAAAATCTCAGCAGACGCTGAGAAAACGCTGAAAACAGAGGCGCCATTTGAGTACGTAAGAAAAATGCGAGCTTCGTTTCTTGTGATGGGACCATTATTGGCCCGGGTAGGACATGCGCGAATCGCGCTTCCTGGCGGCTGTGCTATCGGATCCCGCCCAATTGACCAGCACTTAAAAGGCTTTGAAGCGATGGGTGCTACAGTAGAAATTGGGAATGGGTTTATCGAGGCGAAAGTGGATGGCCGTCTTGAAGGAACTAAGATTTACCTTGATTTCCCAAGTGTTGGCGCCACAGAAAATATCATGATGGCGGCGACAACAGCAAAAGGAACAACAATCCTTGAAAATGCTGCGGAAGAACCTGAAATTGTCTGCCTGGCAAATTACCTTAACGCCATGGGCGCAAAGGTGCGAGGAGCAGGTACAGGCACGATCAGAATTGAAGGTGTCGACGAGTTACATGGAGCTGAACATACGATTATACCGGACCGCATAGAAGCGGGTACATTTATGATCGCGGCTGCGATTTCTGAAGGAAATGTGCTCGTGGAGAATGTTCTTACTGAGCACCTTCGTCCGCTGATCGCGAAAATGGCTGAGATGGGCGTTTCCATCACAGAAGAAGGTTCCGGCGTACGTGTCATCGGCCCGGAAAAACTTAAGGCTGTAGACATCAAAACGATGCCTCACCCTGGATTCCCAACGGACATGCAAGCCCAGATGATGGCACTGCTGCTCCGTGCGGAAGGTACAGGAGTAATCACTGAAACAGTGTTCGAAAACCGTTTCATGCACGTGGAAGAATTCCGCCGCATGAACGGAAACATTAAAATTGAAGGCCGTGCCGCAATCGTGAGCGGTCCAAATGAACTGCAAGGTGCCGAAGTAGCAGCAACTGACCTTCGTGCCGGCGCTGCGTTAATTGTCGCAGGCCTGGTGGCAGACGGTTACACAAGAGTTACTGAACTGAAGCATATTGACCGCGGTTATGTGGACTTCGCAGGAAAACTGAAGGCTCTCGGCGCTGACATCGAGCGTGTGTACGAACTCGAAGAAAGCGAACTGCAGAACCAGGAAGCACCTGCACCACTAAAAATGGACCCTAACTTCGCATAG
- a CDS encoding YwmB family TATA-box binding protein — MGKIMEAAGIVALLLISFMFLLEKNDTRSEAETTQHPQYTLQQINEAIANLEIEPDGFYLYARNHQDDIASYDKVMEYLDNWKQDDERVNWTFQKTNGQEQWTGTLNHPDVPYSVETSVYAEPKGTEGKYEVYTVVQASFIPTPQWETAFSELFGTHSLAARFDTEDIFLRVEGTVAGDNTADLQRWGQKLMESFNANVVEELAEETFISISAYTPKWGNALETNGRKINLQTAMRRVTDGLGGKTNITIGTPLITTEY; from the coding sequence ATGGGGAAAATAATGGAAGCCGCAGGGATCGTGGCGTTACTACTGATTAGCTTCATGTTTTTATTAGAAAAAAATGATACTCGTTCTGAAGCAGAAACAACACAGCATCCGCAGTATACATTACAGCAAATTAATGAAGCAATTGCAAATCTTGAGATTGAACCGGATGGTTTTTATTTGTACGCACGGAATCACCAAGATGATATTGCCTCATACGATAAAGTAATGGAATATCTGGATAACTGGAAACAGGATGATGAGCGGGTAAACTGGACGTTTCAAAAGACAAATGGACAGGAACAATGGACCGGAACTTTGAATCACCCTGATGTACCATACTCGGTGGAAACATCTGTATATGCAGAACCGAAAGGAACGGAAGGAAAGTACGAAGTCTACACTGTTGTTCAGGCATCATTCATTCCCACTCCCCAATGGGAAACCGCGTTCTCTGAACTGTTCGGGACACATTCATTAGCAGCAAGATTCGACACAGAAGACATCTTTCTACGTGTAGAAGGAACAGTAGCAGGGGACAACACAGCAGATTTACAACGATGGGGACAAAAGCTTATGGAATCATTCAATGCAAACGTAGTAGAAGAACTTGCCGAAGAAACATTCATTTCAATTTCAGCATACACCCCGAAATGGGGCAACGCGCTGGAAACGAACGGAAGAAAAATCAACCTGCAGACAGCAATGCGCAGAGTAACTGATGGATTGGGCGGTAAAACAAACATTACAATTGGCACGCCGCTCATAACCACTGAATATTAA
- a CDS encoding DUF1146 family protein, whose product MLESMGHQAIVSIIVNLMVLVVVWWSIQSFKFDLFFKNPEGPKTKAFMILITIALTHLVSSFLLNYLNWSMMLRHLL is encoded by the coding sequence ATGCTTGAGTCTATGGGGCATCAGGCAATCGTCAGCATTATAGTTAACCTGATGGTGCTTGTCGTGGTCTGGTGGTCAATCCAGTCTTTTAAGTTTGACCTGTTTTTTAAAAATCCGGAAGGCCCAAAGACAAAGGCATTTATGATACTGATTACAATTGCTTTGACACATCTCGTAAGCAGCTTTTTGCTCAACTACTTAAACTGGTCGATGATGCTCAGACATTTACTTTGA
- a CDS encoding NADH-quinone oxidoreductase subunit N — protein MLSAFDANWSLMTPEIVLAVLAMIIFTIDFMTGIHGKKPFLGRLSIIALLVTAVLVVFVNPQGGTIGHIFILDPFSMIFKVILLVAVAIVIAISMYYVEKNEDIYQGEYYSIMLFATLGAMLMVSSADLITLFIGLEIVSISSYVLAGFKKHRKKSTEAAIKYVILGGAASAFILYGMSFLYGLTGTTSLYEIGGAIPGVYEQYPFMIMLSLLFMVAGFGFKISVAPFHMWAPDVYEGSPTSVTSFLTVVSKLAAFALVMRVLFIGFGGIIEEWAFIIAVIAALTMILGNLIALAQKNVKRLMAYSGIAQAGYLLVPIAAAFNINVSASTIAFYGVAYVLMVLGAFAVITFVTEESGNEDIASFSGLYKRSPYLALAMGVFLVSLAGLPATAGFIGKFYIFVGAVSGDMLWLAIIMIAMSIVSFYYYFGIIRQMFMREPKTSLDGQPAGTLKAPAGISTVVGVSLAGTIILGFFPGILINFFNSFNWMFMFF, from the coding sequence ATGCTGTCAGCTTTTGATGCCAACTGGTCTTTAATGACTCCGGAAATCGTGTTAGCTGTACTTGCAATGATTATTTTTACGATCGACTTTATGACAGGAATTCATGGAAAAAAACCGTTTCTCGGCCGTTTAAGTATCATCGCACTTCTCGTAACCGCGGTGCTTGTGGTGTTCGTCAATCCACAGGGCGGGACAATCGGACATATTTTTATCCTGGATCCTTTCTCCATGATCTTTAAAGTTATTCTCCTCGTGGCAGTAGCGATAGTTATTGCTATCAGTATGTATTATGTAGAGAAAAACGAAGATATTTACCAGGGGGAGTATTATTCCATCATGCTTTTTGCCACCTTAGGCGCCATGCTGATGGTCTCCTCTGCAGACCTTATTACCCTTTTTATTGGACTTGAAATCGTGAGTATTTCTTCATACGTGCTTGCCGGGTTTAAGAAGCACCGGAAAAAGTCCACGGAGGCAGCCATTAAGTACGTGATTCTCGGGGGAGCTGCATCGGCATTTATCCTGTATGGCATGTCGTTTTTATACGGTCTGACAGGCACAACGAGCCTTTACGAAATCGGCGGGGCCATCCCGGGAGTATATGAGCAGTATCCGTTCATGATTATGTTGAGTCTGCTGTTCATGGTGGCAGGTTTCGGTTTTAAAATTTCCGTTGCACCGTTCCATATGTGGGCGCCGGATGTATACGAAGGGTCGCCAACATCTGTGACATCATTCCTAACAGTAGTTTCAAAGCTTGCGGCGTTCGCCCTCGTAATGAGAGTCCTCTTTATCGGGTTCGGTGGAATTATTGAGGAATGGGCGTTTATCATTGCTGTCATCGCCGCACTGACAATGATTCTTGGAAACCTGATCGCTCTTGCCCAGAAAAACGTGAAGCGTCTTATGGCTTACTCAGGTATCGCCCAGGCAGGCTATCTGCTCGTTCCGATTGCAGCCGCGTTTAATATAAACGTGTCTGCAAGCACGATTGCCTTTTATGGCGTCGCATATGTGCTGATGGTGCTCGGGGCCTTCGCGGTAATCACTTTCGTCACAGAGGAATCAGGGAACGAAGATATCGCCAGCTTTTCGGGTCTGTATAAACGTTCCCCTTATCTTGCACTGGCAATGGGCGTCTTTCTCGTCTCTCTCGCAGGCCTCCCGGCAACAGCCGGGTTCATCGGGAAGTTTTACATTTTCGTAGGCGCAGTATCCGGAGACATGCTCTGGCTGGCGATTATCATGATCGCCATGAGTATCGTATCCTTCTATTATTATTTTGGTATTATCCGCCAGATGTTCATGCGGGAACCGAAGACATCGTTGGACGGACAGCCTGCAGGCACTCTGAAGGCACCAGCAGGTATCTCCACAGTTGTAGGAGTCTCCCTGGCAGGAACTATCATTCTCGGATTCTTCCCGGGCATACTCATCAACTTCTTCAACAGCTTTAACTGGATGTTTATGTTCTTTTAA
- a CDS encoding NuoM family protein, translated as MIPNILSWLVFLPLAGALLILAIPKENKNVIRSMAAGTVLAAVLLSILVWISFDRTVSGMQFQQLIPWIDLGLVQINYEIGVDGLSVPMLALSSIVTALAVFASFNIQERVKEFYIFILILLTGLFGVFVALDLFLFFLFFELTLIPMFFIIGIWGGKQKTFASFKYLIYTGISGAVLIMSFIAIYFVGMQASGWTQSTFSIPALAEIYANPAAPEVLTSGVRGALFLALFIAFAIKIPVFPFHTWQPIAYAEAPTAATMILSGVLLKMGGYGLIRIGIGVFPDQVARFATLIAVLGVINIIYGAVLALVQNDLKRLVAFASISHMGIVLLGIASFTVAGIQGAIFQLVSHGFITALLFFMVGALAERTNTRNISELGGLSKSVPVLAGFTLAAVMAAIGLPGLSGFVSELLTLIGVFGAPADILPAAAVFGVLAGLGIILTAAYLLWAVKRTTFGPMQEKYSTLKDARPMEYIPMVGLLGLSLLIGVYPTILTDVINVTVTDILSRIGG; from the coding sequence ATGATCCCAAACATACTTTCCTGGCTCGTGTTTCTCCCGCTGGCGGGAGCATTGCTCATACTGGCCATCCCAAAGGAAAATAAAAATGTTATCCGCTCAATGGCAGCCGGGACAGTGCTTGCAGCTGTGCTCCTTTCCATTCTCGTGTGGATCAGTTTCGACCGCACAGTTTCAGGGATGCAGTTCCAGCAGCTGATTCCATGGATCGACCTTGGCTTAGTGCAAATAAACTATGAAATCGGAGTCGACGGGCTGTCGGTTCCAATGCTTGCATTGTCATCCATCGTCACAGCTCTTGCCGTATTCGCTTCCTTCAACATTCAGGAGCGGGTGAAAGAGTTTTATATTTTCATACTTATACTGTTAACCGGGCTTTTCGGAGTATTCGTTGCTCTCGACTTATTCCTGTTCTTCCTGTTCTTTGAGTTAACCCTCATACCGATGTTTTTCATCATCGGCATCTGGGGAGGGAAGCAGAAAACTTTCGCTTCTTTCAAATACTTGATTTATACAGGAATCAGCGGTGCTGTCCTGATCATGTCATTCATCGCGATTTACTTTGTGGGCATGCAGGCTTCCGGATGGACACAGTCCACTTTCAGTATTCCGGCCCTTGCTGAGATTTACGCAAATCCAGCAGCACCGGAAGTGCTTACTTCAGGAGTAAGAGGCGCGTTATTTTTAGCTTTATTTATTGCATTTGCTATTAAAATACCGGTCTTCCCGTTCCATACGTGGCAGCCGATAGCCTATGCAGAGGCGCCAACAGCAGCGACTATGATACTCTCTGGTGTGCTCCTGAAAATGGGAGGTTACGGATTAATCAGAATCGGCATCGGCGTCTTTCCTGACCAGGTTGCGAGATTCGCAACATTGATTGCGGTGCTGGGTGTAATTAATATCATTTACGGAGCAGTGCTCGCCCTCGTGCAAAACGACTTGAAGCGCCTTGTCGCTTTTGCGAGTATCAGCCATATGGGAATCGTCCTGCTCGGAATCGCCTCTTTTACAGTAGCGGGCATTCAGGGAGCAATCTTCCAGCTCGTGTCACACGGCTTTATCACAGCATTGCTGTTCTTCATGGTCGGCGCCTTGGCAGAGCGGACAAATACGAGAAACATCTCGGAACTTGGGGGACTCTCCAAATCAGTTCCTGTCCTTGCCGGCTTTACCCTTGCCGCTGTAATGGCAGCGATTGGCCTGCCAGGTTTGTCAGGGTTTGTGAGCGAACTCCTTACGTTGATCGGCGTATTCGGCGCACCAGCTGATATTTTGCCGGCTGCAGCAGTTTTCGGCGTTCTTGCCGGGCTTGGAATTATCCTGACAGCGGCGTACCTGCTCTGGGCCGTGAAACGGACAACATTCGGGCCGATGCAGGAAAAATACAGCACACTGAAGGATGCAAGGCCGATGGAGTACATCCCAATGGTCGGGCTACTGGGATTAAGTTTGCTTATCGGGGTCTACCCGACGATTTTAACCGATGTAATTAACGTCACAGTAACAGACATCTTGTCAAGGATAGGGGGTTAA